The Acidobacteriota bacterium genome window below encodes:
- the pyrR gene encoding bifunctional pyr operon transcriptional regulator/uracil phosphoribosyltransferase PyrR has translation MGPIEKEELMSSDQIERTIRRLAREILDHNRGQHGLALVGIRRRGVPLAERLAGALWEIQAVKVSVGHLDINLYRDDLSSVATQPIVQSSEIDFPLDRKIVVLVDDVLFTGRTVRAAMDALVDYGRPKAIQLCVLIDRGHRELPIQAHFVGKTVETDAVEMVEVRLKEIDRREGVLLVEPAS, from the coding sequence ATGGGACCGATTGAAAAAGAAGAACTTATGAGCTCCGATCAGATCGAGCGCACCATCCGCCGGCTGGCGCGGGAGATCCTCGACCACAACCGGGGTCAGCATGGATTGGCGCTGGTTGGCATTCGCCGCCGCGGGGTGCCGCTGGCGGAGCGTCTGGCCGGGGCTCTGTGGGAAATACAGGCTGTCAAGGTTTCGGTCGGTCATCTCGACATCAATCTCTATCGAGACGACCTTTCCTCGGTAGCCACCCAGCCGATCGTACAGAGCAGCGAAATCGATTTCCCGTTGGACCGGAAGATCGTGGTGCTGGTGGACGATGTCCTGTTCACCGGGCGCACCGTGCGGGCCGCCATGGACGCCCTGGTGGATTACGGCCGGCCCAAGGCCATTCAGCTCTGTGTCCTGATCGATCGGGGACATCGGGAGTTGCCCATCCAGGCCCATTTTGTGGGCAAGACGGTCGAGACCGACGCGGTGGAGATGGTGGAGGTCCGGCTCAAGGAGATCGATCGTCGCGAGGGAGTTCTGCTGGTTGAACCTGCTTCATGA